The candidate division WOR-3 bacterium DNA window TTTGTGACCTTTTGTAATCCTGCATTTATTAAATTTGCGCGCAGACTGTTATCGGAAAGGACTTTTATAATAGCTTTAGCTAATTCTGTGCTGTTGCCGGGTGTGACTAAAATACCATCATTCAAATGTGATACGGTTTCATCATATCCTGGTATATTAGATGCTACTACAGGAACTCCACAGGCCATGGCTTCCAACAAAACAATCCCAAGAGTCTCCCCTCCCAGTGCGGGGGAACAATAAACATCTGCACTGCAATAATAGCTAGGCAGTTCGTCCGCGCGCGCGGCGCCAAGAAAAGCAACTCTTTTCGCTAAGCCGAGCTCATGTACCATTTTAACGTAGTGTTCCTTCCTTTGGCCTTGACCTACTATAATTAAACGGGTATTCGGTACAGAGTTGATAATATCTGGCATTGCCTGGATGAGAACCTCTAAACCTTTCCTTTTGTCTAATCTTCCAAGGAAAAGTATAATTTTTTCGCCGGTTTTTTTTTCAATCTTGGGCTTATAACCCGGTTGAAATAGTTTTAAATTAACCCCCGAGGGAATAATACGGTATTCACCGGGTAAATAAGGCTCGATGGCCATGCGGGCCCGGTTTGAAATTGCGATTTTACCATGGATCTTTTTTATTTCCTTTGAAAATATCATCCGGAACACTGGACTTCCAAATCTATGGATTTTGAATCCTGCGGTTAGAGAAGTTACGACATTAACCGAATTACTGTGGATTAAGGCCCAGTAAGATATTTCAGGGAAAAAGAAGCCGTGGCAATGCACGATGTCGAAATGATAGCTGCGAAGGAAAGCAGCAATTTGTTTGGATAATTTTGCTCCAACCGGTAAAGTGGCATAGGAGCGATTAAGCGGAAGCAGAATAGCCTTGCCATAACGTATTATCGGAACTTCAATATTATCGACAGGTGCTAATTTTTGAAATTTCGGAAAATGTGTGGTTAAAATTGTTACCGAATGACCCAACGTCGTAAGTGCCGATGCCAGATTATGGACATGTTCGCTTACCCCTGATGGATATGGGCGATACGCTGCAGATACTAGCAAGATCTTTAGCGGGCGTTTCATTGGGTTATTTGGTTATAAATTGACTCAATATGAGCGGCAATGTTTTTCCAGTCATATTGTGCTACATATCGTAGTGCGTTTTCTGAAATGCGGTTTCTCAAATTTGAATTTGATATAAGGGTAATGATTGCTTCGGCCAGCTTTGCAATATTTCTTCTGGGAACTAGTATGCCGTTTACTCCATTAGTAATAATTTCATCATATCCAGATATATCTGAAGCAATGACGGGAATTCCGCATGCCATTGCTTCAATAAGAACTATTCCCATGGCCTCAGGGTTTATCGTTGGAGCAACATAGACAGTGGAGGAAGTATAGTATCCCGGAAGTTTACTATTTGATACCGGCCC harbors:
- a CDS encoding glycosyltransferase family 4 protein, which gives rise to MKRPLKILLVSAAYRPYPSGVSEHVHNLASALTTLGHSVTILTTHFPKFQKLAPVDNIEVPIIRYGKAILLPLNRSYATLPVGAKLSKQIAAFLRSYHFDIVHCHGFFFPEISYWALIHSNSVNVVTSLTAGFKIHRFGSPVFRMIFSKEIKKIHGKIAISNRARMAIEPYLPGEYRIIPSGVNLKLFQPGYKPKIEKKTGEKIILFLGRLDKRKGLEVLIQAMPDIINSVPNTRLIIVGQGQRKEHYVKMVHELGLAKRVAFLGAARADELPSYYCSADVYCSPALGGETLGIVLLEAMACGVPVVASNIPGYDETVSHLNDGILVTPGNSTELAKAIIKVLSDNSLRANLINAGLQKVTNEYDWSIIASKTIDYYYELMKNRS